The Carassius carassius chromosome 16, fCarCar2.1, whole genome shotgun sequence genome window below encodes:
- the LOC132159275 gene encoding NACHT, LRR and PYD domains-containing protein 3-like: MSEKRGKMSLSQKQSVRSGSHVSSSVSVKSDCSKDDPPKFSEETPSATESVRSGSHVSSSVSVKSDQSKDEPLKFSEETPSATERLHYETLDSDFQINRNHKNFTDKLLGIFQDLEKKIITFLKNELDMFKKILQKEDMRYFVKDFNENRCSMKEAALDLTLYFLREMKQDEAADTLEDELFFIHQLKCSLKKKYQCVSEGIAKQGDSTLLKNIYTDLYITQGCSEQVNTEHEVRQIEVASRRHESQEIQVECKHLFEAPEQDKQIRTVLTKGVAGIGKSVSVQKFVLDWAEGKENQDISFIFPLPFREMNLKEQEKLSLMDLITQFFPETKGLNLTRRNQFKVLFILDGLDECRLPVNFKDNETWSDVSSPVSLDVLLTNLIKGNLLPSALIWITSRPAAASKIPPDCIDRLTEIRGFNDAQKEEYFRKRFMDENLAKEIIDRVKQSKSLFIMCHIPVFCWISATVLQNILEEKRNNVVKNNQTDDVSKTLQESNTEDTPKTLTQMYTHFLRFQIQQSRRKYDGEHTPDVSWDKDAIFSLGKLAFDQLERNHVIFYDTDLEACGIDVYKASVYSGMCTQIFKEETGITLGTMYCFVHLSIQEFIAALYAHLFLDMKKKSIFVHASTKWKYKSKTMIDLLKTAVDKALESDNGHLDLFLRFLLGLSLQSNQRLLHGLLKQKNRNEQSKKEIVQYIKQKLESNLSPERSINLFYCLNELNDQTLVKDIQTHLSKGSLSSADLSPAQWSALVFVLLTSEEELEEFELQKFKKSDECLIRLSAVIKTCKRALLNDCGLTDKSCPALASVLGSDTSLKELNMNNNNLQDYGVKMLCTGLKNINCKLEILRLSDCSISEEGYKALSSALRSNPSHLIELDLTGNDPGESGVKLLSDLLQDPNCQLNTPYAMLLAAGCFLCVFVIITSICHLSAETYCLKNNCITEGGCHVLAAALNSNPSNLTELDLSENKLGNPGMKIILTLFENVQCRLEKLNLKNNCITEGGCHVLAAALNSNPSNLTELDLSENKLGNPGMKIILTLFENVQCRLEKLKLNCISITDEGCAALASAFNSNLRELDLSRNQIGDSGVTEISSLLRNSQTLQMLSCSSRGLCVNLLCSACECQREETVLTTHNQQRGEISTSSSIAEGFIISGGYNSLRG; the protein is encoded by the exons ATGtcagagaagagaggaaagaTGAGTCTCTCACAGAAACAGAG TGTAAGATCAGGATCACATGtgtccagctctgtgtctgtgaagagtgactgCTCAAAAGATGATCCACCGAAGTTCAGTGAGGAAACACCATCAGCTACTGAAAG TGTAAGATCAGGATCACATGtgtccagctctgtgtctgtgaagagtgaccaGTCAAAAGATGAACCACTGAAGTTCAGTGAGGAAACCCCATCAGCTACTGAAAG GCTGCATTATGAGACATTAGACTCAGACTTTCAGATTAACAGGAACCACAAGAATTTCACAGACAAACTCCTAGGAATCTTTCAg GATCTTGAGAAGAAAATAATCACATTTCTAAAAAATGAACTGGAcatgtttaagaaaatattacaaaaagaggACATGCGATACTTTGTGAAGGACTTTAATGAGAACAGATGCAGTATGAAAGAAGCAGCTCTTGATCTCACGCTCTACTTCCTGAGAGAGATGAAGCAAGATGAAGCTGCTGATACTCTAGAAG ATGAGCTGTTCTTCATTCATCAGCTAAAGTGTAGCCTAAAGAAGAAGTATCAATGTGTGTCTGAAGGAATTGCAAAGCAAGGAGACTCTACACTTCTGAAGAACATCTACACAGATCTCTATATCACTCAGGGTTGTAGTGAACAggtcaatactgaacatgaggtgagacagattgaAGTTGCTTCCAGACGTCATGAATCACAGGAGATACAGGTTGAgtgcaaacatttgtttgaagcacctgaacaagacaagcagatcagaactgtactgacaaaaggagttgctggcatcggaaaatcagtctctgtgcagaagtttgttctggattgggccgaaggaaaagaaaatcaagatatcagctTCATATTTCCTCTTCCATTTAGAGAGATGAACTTAAAGGAGCAAGAAAAACTGAGTTTGATGGACCTTATAACTCAGTTTTTCCCAGAGACAAAAGGACTGAACCTTACGAGAAGAAATCAATTCAAAGTCTTGTTCATTCTTGATGGATTGGATGAATGTCGACTTCCTGTAAACTTTAAGGATAATGAGACGTGGTCTGATGTTTCATCACCAGTCTCTCTGGATGTTCTCCTGACGAACCTCATCAAGGGAAAtctgcttccttctgctctcatctggatcaccagcagaccagcagctgccagtaagattcctcctgactgtatcgaccggctgacagagatacgaggattcaatgatgcacaaaaggaggagtacttcagaaaaagATTCATGGATGAGAATCTGGCCAAAGAAATCATTGATCGTGTTAAACAATCAAAGAGTCTCtttatcatgtgccacatcccagtcttctgctggatttcagccactgttctccagaacattttagaggagaaaagaaataatgttgtgaaaaacaatcagactgatgatgtctccaaaacactgcaggagtcaaatactgaagacactcctaagactctgacacaaatgtacacacacttcctcagattTCAGATCCAGCAGAGCAGACGAAAGTATGATGGAGAACATACACCAGATGTTTCCTGGGATAAAGATGCCATCTTTTCACTGGGGAAACTGGCATTTGATCAGCTGGAAAGAAACCATGTGATCTTCTATGACACAGATCTGGAAGCCTGTGGTATTGACGTCTATAAGGCATCAGTGTACTCAGGCATGTGTACCCAGATCTTTAAGGAGGAAACAGGGATCACTCTTGGTACCATGTACTGCTTCGTTCACTTGAGCATTCAAGAGTTTATTGCAGCCCTTTATGCACATCTGTTTCTAGACATGAAGAAGAAAAGTATATTTGTTCATGCGTCTacaaaatggaaatataaaagtaaaacaatgatTGATTTGCTCAAGACTGCAGTGGACAAGGCACTAGAGAGTGATAATGGACACCTGGATCTTTTTCTTCGATTCCTCCTTGGTTTGTCACtccagtccaatcagagactcttacatGGTCTGTTGAAAcagaaaaatagaaatgagcaGAGCAAAAAGGAAATAGTTCAGTACATCAAGCAGAAATTAGAGTCTAATCTGTCTCCAGagagatccatcaatctgttctactgtctgaatgaactgaacgaccaaactctggtgaaagacattcagacccaccttagcaaaggaagtctctcatctgctgatctttcacctgcccagtggtctgctttggtctttgtgttgttgacatcagaggaggagctggaggagtttgagcttcagaaattcaAGAAATCAGACGAGTGTCTCATTAGATTATCAGCGGTCATCAAAACCTGCAAAAGAGCTct GCTAAATGATTGTGGTTTAACAGACAAAAGCTGTCCAGCTCTGGCTTCAGTTCTTGGATCAGATACCAGTCTGAAAGAgctgaacatgaacaataataatctgcAGGATTATGGAGTTAAAATGCTCTGCACTggattgaaaaatattaattgcaaatTAGAGATACTGAG actttcagactgcagtatcagtgaagaaggttataaagctctgtcttcagctctgagatcaaacccttcacacctgatagagctggatctcacaggaaatgatcctggagaatcaggagtgaagctgctcagtgatttactacaggatccaaactgtcaactcaacacac CCTATGCTATGCTTCTTGCTGCTGGGTGCTTTTTATGTGTCTTCGTCATCATCACCAGTATTTGTCATCTGTCAGCTGAAACATACTG TCTGAAGAACAACTGTATCACAGAAGGAGGTTGTCATGTTCTGGCTGCAGCTCTAAATTCAAACCCTTCAAATCTgacagagctggatctgagtgagAATAAACTAGGAAACCCAGGAATGAAGATCATCTTGACTCTGTTTGAAAATGTACAGTGTAGACTGGAAAAGCTGAA TCTGAAGAACAACTGTATCACAGAAGGAGGTTGTCATGTTCTGGCTGCAGCTCTAAATTCAAACCCTTCAAATCTgacagagctggatctgagtgagAATAAACTAGGAAACCCAGGAATGAAGATCATCTTGACTCTGTTTGAAAATGTACAGTGTAGACTGGAAAAGCTGAA GTTAAACTGCATCAGTAttacagatgaaggttgtgctgctctggcaTCAGCGTTTAATTCAAACctcagagagctggatctgagcagGAATCaaataggagactctggagtgacagAAATCTCCAGTCTGCTGAGAAATTCACAGACACTACAGATGCTCAG